In one Papio anubis isolate 15944 chromosome 11, Panubis1.0, whole genome shotgun sequence genomic region, the following are encoded:
- the LOC101011685 gene encoding peptidyl-prolyl cis-trans isomerase NIMA-interacting 4: protein MMPPKGKSGSGKAGKGGAASGSDSADKKAQGPKGGGNAVKVRHILCEKHGKIMEAMEKLKSGMRFNEVASQYSEDKARQGGDLGWMTRGSMVGRFQEAAFALPVSGMDKPVFTDPPVKTKFGYHIIMVEGRK from the coding sequence atgatGCCGCCCAAAGGAAAAAGTGGTTCTGGAAAAGCGGGGAAAGGGGGAGCAGCCTCTGGGAGTGACAGTGCTGACAAGAAGGCTCAAGGTCCCAAAGGTGGTGGCAATGCAGTAAAGGTCAGACACATTCTATGtgaaaaacatggcaaaatcatGGAAGCCATGGAAAAGTTAAAGTCTGGGATGAGATTCAATGAAGTGGCCTCACAGTATAGTGAAGATAAAGCCAGGCAAGGGGGCGACTTGGGTTGGATGACCAGAGGGTCCATGGTGGGACGATTTCAAGAAGCAGCATTTGCCTTGCCTGTAAGTGGGATGGATAAGCCTGTGTTTACAGACCCACCGGTTAAGACGAAGTTTGGATATCATATTATTATggttgaaggaagaaaataa